Proteins found in one Spirosoma rhododendri genomic segment:
- a CDS encoding phage exclusion protein Lit family protein, producing MKRVSVLQKRHKGNLPIRVFSKDTLSHFQELYTGFSDEIKHELSYGGLQPKVYYDCHKTPIVDRACLMPQECPGELGTPNSYLYVKESYCAALWCLCYAVLTIYKENGTHKPNFQPDVDVFNYGLSLYQHWSPWDKHLLANPEEFDEAETQHISAVNGLFLYGIAFVLCHEFTHQQLGHSSEPISTEESIKDEFAADEGALKTMRRATEGRGLDEVNSIKLGTLLGSGSILFPESTWSGGPSHPDTDQRLTRILENLTDGDEESDLWEFGRILLLLWGLIHNKDFNRPKSNEARRGHFYALLDWMKAQQDFM from the coding sequence ATGAAGCGAGTTTCCGTATTGCAAAAGCGGCACAAAGGAAATTTACCCATCAGGGTTTTCAGCAAAGACACTCTTAGTCATTTTCAAGAACTATATACTGGATTTTCGGATGAGATAAAGCACGAATTATCATATGGCGGATTACAGCCCAAGGTTTATTACGATTGTCACAAAACACCTATAGTTGATCGTGCCTGTTTAATGCCCCAAGAATGCCCCGGTGAACTAGGAACACCTAACTCTTATTTATACGTCAAAGAGTCTTATTGTGCAGCTCTTTGGTGTTTGTGCTATGCAGTTTTAACTATTTACAAGGAAAACGGAACACATAAGCCTAATTTCCAGCCAGATGTCGATGTTTTTAATTATGGCCTTTCCCTCTATCAGCACTGGTCGCCTTGGGACAAACACCTCTTGGCTAACCCTGAAGAGTTTGACGAAGCTGAGACGCAACATATTAGTGCGGTGAACGGCCTATTTCTGTACGGAATAGCATTCGTTTTATGTCACGAATTCACTCACCAACAACTAGGACATAGTTCCGAACCAATCTCCACTGAGGAGTCCATCAAAGATGAATTTGCAGCAGATGAAGGAGCGCTTAAGACTATGCGTAGAGCTACTGAAGGTAGAGGTCTAGATGAAGTAAACTCAATTAAGCTTGGCACCCTACTTGGTAGTGGATCGATTCTTTTTCCCGAATCCACTTGGAGTGGTGGCCCGTCTCACCCAGACACCGATCAGCGTCTTACTCGTATACTCGAGAACCTAACAGATGGAGATGAGGAAAGTGACCTTTGGGAATTTGGCCGGATACTGTTGTTGCTATGGGGGCTAATCCACAATAAAGACTTCAACCGGCCAAAGTCAAATGAAGCAAGACGAGGTCACTTCTATGCACTACTCGATTGGATGAAAGCGCAACAGGATTTTATGTGA
- a CDS encoding DUF5712 family protein: MITKITAGGKGSCIGLAQYLEKETPGEWFTTDKGDVTMFQVVSDIDSNKRNLGKQDDKYYQIILSPSQSEQKHIGSNRSQLESFTREAMQAYAKQFGKGIESQNLLWYAKIEQQRSYSHTDKAVQKQQQFEGQSKEGPQAHIHVIVSRTENLSLYQYQRETGSVDRKNPLKLSPATNHRATDSGAVKGGFDRSNFKQAVETQFDRQFNYERPLTETFQYANMMRKGSQEERIALRLEALQHGPNYSLNKSVNKQENKVNQFNTRDNSDRDLSL, from the coding sequence ATGATTACAAAAATCACCGCAGGAGGAAAAGGAAGTTGTATAGGTTTAGCTCAGTATCTAGAAAAAGAAACACCAGGCGAATGGTTTACAACTGACAAGGGAGATGTAACAATGTTTCAAGTTGTTAGCGACATCGATTCTAATAAAAGAAACTTAGGAAAACAAGATGACAAGTATTACCAAATCATTTTAAGTCCAAGTCAATCTGAACAAAAACACATCGGATCAAATCGTTCTCAATTAGAATCTTTTACTCGAGAAGCAATGCAAGCTTACGCGAAACAATTTGGAAAGGGGATAGAAAGCCAAAACCTATTGTGGTATGCTAAAATTGAACAACAAAGAAGCTATTCTCACACTGATAAAGCGGTACAGAAGCAACAACAATTTGAAGGGCAATCAAAGGAAGGACCCCAAGCTCATATCCACGTAATTGTCAGCCGTACTGAAAATTTATCTCTTTATCAGTATCAGAGAGAGACAGGTTCAGTAGATCGAAAGAACCCACTTAAATTAAGTCCTGCGACTAATCACCGAGCAACTGATAGCGGAGCAGTCAAAGGTGGTTTTGACCGCAGTAATTTCAAACAAGCTGTCGAAACACAATTCGATCGTCAGTTCAATTATGAGAGGCCGCTTACAGAAACGTTCCAATATGCTAATATGATGCGGAAAGGAAGTCAAGAAGAACGAATTGCATTGAGACTGGAAGCCCTCCAGCATGGCCCTAACTACTCACTTAATAAGTCTGTAAATAAGCAAGAAAATAAAGTCAACCAGTTTAATACACGCGACAATTCCGACCGTGATTTGTCATTGTAA
- a CDS encoding PAS domain-containing sensor histidine kinase, producing the protein MSNDQQPTGAITSLEQRLNVDFALQAAGLGIWEYDPASNQVRWDERCRALFGLAADNRMSYEQAFAHVHPDDVARVDQAARWVMNTQSDGVFDETYRTIGVDDGQLRWVRFQGRVDFTPTGTVQRFAGIAQEVTQQVQDQQVAAESWAQLRRLIEATPVAMGLHVGPALRVELANDTQLSYWGKDRSALGKPFREVLPELDGQGFFELFEQAYATGQPYQGQAAPAHLSLNGKFGTYYFDYSFNPIRNEQGQVYAVLNTAINVTEQVLARQQLEESERFAHTLFEHSPVAKAVFVGPDMIIRTANKNMLSMWGKESSVIGSPFIEALPELVSTPQVDRLRRVLMTGEKFYQAEEKFELLRYGQPYTGYYEYTYEALRAASGTIYGVICVASEVTQQVLAHQQVEEQEAVLRNAVELAELGTWTLDIASGEMALSPRHAAMFGLKSTVMSYETALAIVHPADQQRVRAALAAALQLDSDGRYQAEYRILNASNGRQQVIRARGETRRDAQGKPRRIAGTAQDITLERALQVSLEQQVHQRTQELAAMNEELTASNEGYAAVNEELTESNGLLIRSNENLQTFAYIASHDLQEPLRKIQQFGDLLRTRLADSIGSEDLAYLERMQVAASRMSTLIRDLLAFSRISTQRNTEALVSLTDVVGTVVSVLDLVITETNAQVIIDPLPTVSGDAVQLGQLFQNLLSNALKFRQPATMPIIRIRSQLVAATQLPATVQPTRRTDNYHLIEVADNGIGFDEKYLDRIFQVFQRLHGKSQYVGTGVGLAICEKVVTNHGGTITASSQPGRGATFYVYLPAQTS; encoded by the coding sequence ATGTCAAACGATCAGCAGCCTACCGGTGCGATAACCTCGCTTGAACAACGACTTAACGTTGACTTTGCCCTGCAGGCCGCTGGCTTAGGCATTTGGGAGTATGACCCGGCTTCCAATCAGGTACGGTGGGATGAGCGGTGCCGGGCTCTCTTCGGCCTGGCGGCCGATAACCGGATGTCTTACGAACAGGCATTCGCGCACGTTCATCCCGACGATGTGGCCCGGGTCGATCAAGCCGCCCGGTGGGTGATGAATACCCAGTCGGATGGTGTATTTGATGAAACCTACCGCACCATCGGGGTGGACGATGGCCAGTTGCGCTGGGTGCGCTTTCAGGGCCGGGTTGACTTTACGCCGACGGGGACGGTGCAGCGCTTCGCCGGCATTGCCCAGGAGGTGACCCAGCAGGTGCAGGACCAGCAGGTAGCGGCTGAAAGCTGGGCGCAGCTACGCCGACTAATTGAGGCCACCCCCGTGGCGATGGGCCTGCACGTAGGGCCTGCACTGCGTGTTGAGCTGGCCAATGACACCCAGCTCAGTTACTGGGGCAAGGATCGCTCGGCACTTGGTAAGCCTTTCCGGGAGGTATTACCCGAGCTGGACGGCCAAGGGTTTTTTGAACTCTTTGAACAGGCGTATGCGACCGGTCAGCCCTACCAGGGACAAGCCGCACCAGCTCACTTAAGCTTAAACGGTAAGTTCGGTACCTACTACTTTGATTACTCGTTCAACCCGATTCGCAATGAGCAGGGCCAGGTGTACGCGGTCCTCAATACGGCCATCAATGTGACCGAGCAGGTACTGGCTCGCCAACAGCTGGAAGAAAGCGAACGCTTTGCCCACACCCTTTTTGAACATTCACCGGTGGCCAAGGCCGTGTTTGTGGGCCCCGACATGATCATCCGTACCGCTAACAAAAACATGCTCAGCATGTGGGGTAAAGAGTCGTCTGTCATTGGCAGTCCGTTTATAGAGGCGCTGCCGGAACTGGTCTCCACCCCGCAGGTAGACCGGCTCCGGCGGGTACTCATGACCGGGGAGAAATTCTACCAGGCCGAAGAGAAATTCGAGTTGCTACGCTACGGACAGCCCTATACGGGCTATTATGAGTACACCTACGAGGCCCTGCGCGCAGCCTCGGGGACCATTTATGGCGTCATCTGTGTAGCCAGCGAAGTCACCCAGCAGGTACTAGCCCACCAGCAGGTTGAAGAACAGGAAGCGGTTCTGCGCAATGCCGTTGAACTGGCTGAGCTGGGCACCTGGACACTGGATATCGCCAGTGGCGAGATGGCATTGTCCCCTCGTCACGCTGCTATGTTTGGTTTAAAGTCAACGGTTATGTCCTACGAGACGGCGCTGGCCATTGTCCATCCCGCTGATCAGCAGCGGGTACGGGCTGCCTTGGCGGCGGCGTTGCAACTGGATTCTGACGGCCGTTACCAGGCTGAATACCGTATTCTCAACGCTAGCAATGGCCGTCAGCAAGTCATCCGGGCCAGAGGTGAAACAAGACGGGATGCCCAAGGGAAGCCCCGGCGTATTGCCGGCACGGCTCAGGATATTACCCTGGAGCGGGCGTTACAGGTGTCGTTGGAACAGCAGGTGCACCAACGGACCCAGGAACTGGCCGCTATGAATGAAGAACTGACGGCGAGTAATGAGGGATATGCGGCTGTTAACGAAGAATTAACTGAATCGAATGGGCTACTGATTCGCTCCAATGAGAACCTGCAAACCTTCGCCTATATCGCCAGCCATGATCTGCAGGAGCCGCTGCGCAAGATTCAGCAATTTGGTGATTTACTCAGGACGCGCCTGGCTGATTCAATCGGTAGTGAGGATCTAGCCTACCTGGAACGGATGCAGGTAGCCGCCAGCCGCATGTCAACCCTGATTCGAGACCTGCTGGCCTTCTCCCGCATTTCGACCCAGCGCAATACCGAAGCGCTGGTTTCGCTTACTGATGTAGTAGGCACCGTGGTAAGCGTACTGGATCTGGTCATTACCGAGACCAATGCCCAGGTGATCATTGACCCCTTGCCGACCGTATCAGGGGATGCCGTTCAACTGGGCCAGCTGTTTCAGAATCTGCTGAGCAACGCCCTGAAATTTCGCCAGCCCGCTACCATGCCCATCATTCGGATCAGGAGTCAGCTCGTAGCCGCTACCCAGTTACCCGCCACTGTCCAACCGACCCGGCGGACTGATAACTACCACCTGATCGAGGTCGCTGACAACGGGATCGGCTTCGATGAAAAGTACCTGGACCGCATCTTCCAGGTCTTCCAGCGGCTACATGGCAAAAGTCAGTACGTGGGAACGGGGGTTGGCCTGGCCATTTGTGAGAAGGTCGTTACCAATCACGGGGGCACGATCACAGCGAGCAGTCAGCCCGGGCGGGGGGCCACGTTTTATGTGTATTTGCCCGCCCAGACTAGCTAA
- a CDS encoding AlbA family DNA-binding domain-containing protein — MDLVRFFATEHEESDTVEFKSYYEKGQNNHKHKEDAVLKTICGFLNSSGGLLVWGAPEGHIPAGRQTKVFTGALSPVSKLIEKDTFISRVANAIVPLSNLVKMHRVEISTGEYVYVFDVEQSVHKPHQFDNRYWVRLDGQTSVAPHYLMVLSACVQPERKH; from the coding sequence ATCGACCTAGTTCGCTTTTTCGCCACTGAACACGAAGAGTCAGACACTGTCGAATTTAAGTCATATTACGAGAAGGGTCAAAATAACCACAAGCATAAGGAGGATGCTGTGCTTAAAACGATTTGCGGCTTTCTCAATTCGAGTGGAGGGTTACTTGTGTGGGGCGCGCCCGAAGGACATATTCCCGCCGGACGACAGACCAAAGTCTTCACCGGCGCTTTATCGCCCGTTTCTAAGCTAATTGAGAAAGACACCTTTATTTCCCGTGTCGCCAATGCCATTGTGCCCTTGAGTAATCTGGTAAAGATGCACCGGGTCGAGATCAGTACTGGCGAATATGTGTACGTATTTGATGTGGAGCAGAGCGTTCACAAGCCCCATCAGTTTGATAATCGCTACTGGGTGCGGCTGGATGGGCAGACCAGTGTGGCCCCCCATTATCTGATGGTTTTGTCTGCCTGTGTACAGCCTGAGCGGAAACACTGA
- a CDS encoding BfmA/BtgA family mobilization protein, which produces MEPNKEKDKQVLISVDLFSDFERMAESYGLTKKGLLEAMILYFKATKADPRNPKTDNPTDAIKALDKRLVSFIRQQENDLLRPINDDIKLLIQLVSQELPKTLRQGQIKTIGGALKPEFQTDRFRTVYEELIKKSN; this is translated from the coding sequence ATGGAACCCAACAAAGAGAAAGATAAGCAAGTACTTATCTCAGTGGATTTGTTTTCTGATTTTGAGCGTATGGCTGAAAGCTATGGCTTAACGAAAAAAGGGCTGTTAGAAGCAATGATTCTCTATTTTAAAGCAACTAAAGCTGATCCACGTAATCCGAAAACAGATAATCCAACTGACGCAATTAAAGCACTTGACAAGCGGCTTGTATCTTTTATCCGTCAACAAGAAAACGATTTATTACGACCGATTAATGATGATATTAAACTATTGATTCAACTAGTAAGCCAAGAGTTACCAAAGACGTTGAGACAAGGCCAGATAAAAACTATTGGTGGGGCTCTAAAACCAGAGTTTCAAACTGACCGGTTCAGAACTGTGTATGAAGAACTAATCAAGAAATCAAACTAA
- a CDS encoding replication initiation protein, with amino-acid sequence MTKSSTSASSQTELFSNDSEFLEADQRATTRQIRQDSLVAQHNDLIRARYDMSLLESRLFVCLLGRIDRKDKDFVLCRIPVSELYPDEKVGGKAYAQVREAVIRLASRIIHVETKDEQGRREIVSNPLMATCRYKEGSGYLIAQFNNFIKPYLLELQGNFTVAEIQTLLGFRSFYSYRLYWLLKSSAFHKDTIVVELATLKKTLNLEQRYQNFADFKRFVLDVAKNELSQTDMAFEYQQVKTGRAVSSLHFYLSRPTIIAQSDVKLPEGTQQILTEIGISLKSLNDIKNRFQQGRLSEEYLRFAIKYYQEAKKNGRIKSPAGAIYKALMTDQLDQEFKTWKAEQPVYNSPRATAKGPKTEIIELDMLREQFTTLHEKGLSNHNSFDEYLNWMLQQDEYDMDVLDGREILTYTESKL; translated from the coding sequence ATGACAAAAAGTAGTACTTCCGCTAGTTCACAAACTGAGTTGTTTAGCAACGACTCTGAGTTTCTGGAAGCAGATCAGCGGGCGACGACAAGACAAATCCGACAAGATAGCCTAGTTGCTCAACACAACGATTTGATTCGGGCGCGTTATGATATGTCATTGCTTGAATCACGTCTGTTTGTTTGTCTGTTAGGCCGGATTGATCGGAAGGATAAAGATTTTGTGCTGTGTCGTATTCCAGTGTCAGAGTTGTATCCAGATGAGAAAGTAGGAGGGAAGGCTTATGCTCAAGTAAGAGAAGCAGTTATACGATTAGCCAGTCGAATCATTCATGTTGAAACTAAAGACGAGCAGGGACGTCGAGAAATAGTGAGTAATCCTCTCATGGCTACATGTCGTTATAAGGAAGGGTCGGGGTATTTAATTGCTCAGTTTAACAACTTCATAAAGCCCTACCTTCTAGAGTTACAAGGCAACTTTACTGTAGCTGAGATTCAGACTCTGTTAGGATTCCGAAGCTTTTACTCGTATCGGCTCTACTGGTTACTTAAATCCTCTGCTTTCCACAAAGACACGATTGTGGTGGAGCTAGCTACATTGAAAAAGACCCTCAACTTGGAGCAGCGGTATCAAAACTTTGCTGACTTCAAACGATTTGTCCTAGATGTAGCTAAAAATGAGCTTAGTCAGACAGACATGGCTTTTGAATATCAGCAAGTAAAGACAGGAAGAGCCGTAAGTTCTCTACATTTTTATCTGAGCCGACCTACTATCATTGCGCAGAGTGATGTCAAATTACCGGAAGGTACACAGCAAATACTCACTGAGATAGGTATTAGCTTAAAATCACTTAATGATATAAAGAACCGGTTTCAGCAGGGAAGGCTTTCAGAAGAATATTTACGGTTCGCAATAAAATACTATCAGGAAGCGAAGAAGAATGGGCGGATAAAGTCACCAGCAGGTGCTATATACAAAGCCTTAATGACAGATCAATTGGATCAAGAGTTTAAGACATGGAAAGCTGAGCAACCCGTTTATAACTCACCAAGAGCTACGGCAAAGGGGCCGAAGACAGAGATTATAGAGTTAGACATGTTAAGAGAACAGTTTACAACCTTGCACGAAAAAGGGCTTTCTAATCATAACTCATTTGATGAATACTTGAATTGGATGTTGCAACAGGATGAATATGATATGGACGTACTTGATGGACGAGAAATACTTACATATACCGAGTCAAAACTATAA
- a CDS encoding response regulator, whose amino-acid sequence MTNQQLITVLIIDDDADDRFFMEHALKTDSAHTRLYLADSGQQALDMLVLVHPAPDVILLDLNMPGLSGLEVLGQLKQSTRYQHIPVIVLTTSHAPADRERAYQLGASGFITKPTTQQGLSAIAKQIRLQYAV is encoded by the coding sequence ATGACCAATCAACAACTCATTACCGTGCTCATTATCGACGATGATGCCGATGATCGCTTCTTTATGGAGCACGCACTAAAGACGGATTCGGCACATACCCGACTCTACTTGGCCGACAGTGGCCAACAAGCACTCGACATGCTGGTACTGGTGCACCCCGCACCCGATGTCATTCTCTTAGATCTGAATATGCCTGGGTTAAGCGGTTTAGAGGTGCTCGGGCAGCTTAAACAGTCCACGCGGTACCAGCACATACCCGTCATTGTCCTGACGACTTCTCATGCGCCAGCGGACAGAGAACGGGCCTATCAGTTAGGGGCGAGTGGATTCATCACCAAACCGACGACACAACAGGGATTGAGCGCGATAGCCAAGCAAATTCGTCTTCAGTACGCTGTTTAA
- a CDS encoding replication initiation protein → MSTDNQDVYSVRRSTFSKYPTNYQSNLFTESRQEFTEMEKKIVTLVVNQIGHMALKNEIEPKMNVVLQVPFLELSRARYDQVATAAESLSKKRLSFRNDKSGDFTFMTPFPLVQSAVVNGIKVIEITLLANVVPYFAELGQRYTKYDINVMLSLSSTYAQRMFEIVSMFYHRNQYQFKYEVDELRVILNCPETYRYNDFCLYALNVAQRELTNKAGLDITWLPSKKVGKKVVELEFTIKTAKELAIDAIEKERQQINKMSINEAVSTAWQLMKRYKLKDWQKDLIASDPELLATFLRVDSELGNGLRTNIKNPTAYLIKSLGIDQMKALAKKVKQATPSPTSSLLTPGPSIQERDTNKKSHDTNCLFWEEYSTK, encoded by the coding sequence ATGAGTACTGATAATCAAGATGTATACAGTGTAAGGCGTTCTACATTTAGTAAGTATCCGACTAATTATCAATCAAATCTTTTCACCGAATCTCGCCAGGAGTTCACGGAAATGGAGAAGAAGATTGTAACGCTAGTAGTTAATCAGATTGGACATATGGCCTTGAAGAATGAAATAGAGCCTAAAATGAATGTAGTTCTTCAAGTCCCTTTTTTAGAACTTTCTAGAGCACGATATGATCAAGTTGCAACAGCAGCTGAATCTCTTAGCAAGAAACGATTGTCTTTTCGTAATGATAAAAGCGGTGATTTTACTTTCATGACTCCATTTCCACTGGTTCAATCAGCGGTTGTAAATGGGATAAAGGTGATTGAAATTACACTATTGGCTAATGTTGTTCCATATTTTGCCGAATTAGGACAACGGTATACTAAGTATGACATTAATGTAATGCTATCATTGAGTTCAACCTATGCTCAACGTATGTTTGAAATTGTCAGCATGTTTTATCATCGGAATCAGTATCAGTTTAAGTACGAGGTAGACGAATTACGGGTAATATTGAATTGTCCAGAGACTTACAGGTACAACGACTTCTGTCTCTATGCACTCAATGTTGCTCAGCGTGAACTTACTAACAAGGCAGGCCTTGATATTACTTGGCTTCCCAGTAAGAAGGTTGGTAAGAAAGTCGTTGAACTAGAATTTACTATTAAGACAGCCAAGGAGCTGGCTATAGACGCTATTGAGAAAGAGCGTCAACAAATCAACAAAATGTCAATTAACGAAGCGGTATCTACCGCTTGGCAGTTGATGAAAAGATACAAGCTCAAAGACTGGCAGAAAGACCTTATCGCTTCGGATCCCGAGCTGCTTGCAACCTTCCTGCGCGTCGACTCCGAATTAGGCAACGGCCTACGGACGAATATCAAAAACCCGACGGCTTACCTAATCAAGTCGTTGGGCATCGACCAGATGAAGGCACTGGCAAAAAAAGTCAAGCAGGCTACCCCCTCCCCTACATCTTCTCTACTAACTCCCGGTCCAAGTATTCAAGAAAGAGACACTAATAAAAAAAGCCACGACACTAATTGCCTCTTTTGGGAGGAGTATTCTACCAAATAA
- a CDS encoding type IV secretory system conjugative DNA transfer family protein — translation MLTNAIFLIVAFGLIGLIITIFLGLLRNLGVDFIVNTALQMILYDQKAYFRSHVLWNKLWLRFGVLAFAIAASGTFASLLLKPLIPSAFSSSAWFYLSVIITFAYGYWIRIGKPSPFVLSNSDQDSKEPEGFSFSTQEGNINLYNIFRGIFICGGPGSGKSKSVIEPIIQQSAAANLTGILYDRKFPTLAVEVAGAYQTSSVSIYYVNFTDLTRSHRINPVGPNLLTNASYAREAAVTTIGNLDYKASQKRDIWIQTAEALLTGSIWYLRNNYPEYCTLPHASSLIIEAHPKALLELLNKDEEVRGLIAAITSSQDSEKTLASIFTTVQSYLGVLNTPEIFWVMSGDDVPFDLNDPLKPSFLVVGNDADLPATYSPLISLIIATATKRMNKPNKLPSIVILDEAPTLFIPNFQELPATARANQVATVYAVQDISQMEGQLGPQQSEMLLGNLSNQFYGRSTNPKTLQRITTLFGKHDVEYQSTSAGRSSGDRSSSSSQNISTSVQQRDRLPMQSIRDLRTGQFAGFIAEGNVSEFVSQFDAPHSKAVTIQPFVSVSEADKRNNFRQIKEDVRRILKESIESSDGPLPPTRGSRKEAQGNSDSWEDFA, via the coding sequence ATGCTGACTAATGCTATATTTTTGATTGTCGCATTCGGTTTAATAGGTTTAATAATTACCATTTTTCTAGGCTTGCTACGCAATTTAGGCGTAGACTTTATTGTAAACACAGCCTTGCAAATGATTTTGTACGACCAAAAAGCTTATTTCAGAAGCCACGTTTTATGGAATAAATTGTGGCTCCGTTTTGGCGTATTAGCTTTTGCAATAGCCGCTAGTGGCACTTTCGCTTCTCTTTTGCTAAAGCCACTTATTCCTAGTGCATTCTCTTCCTCAGCGTGGTTCTATCTGAGCGTTATAATAACATTTGCGTATGGGTATTGGATTCGCATTGGAAAGCCCTCTCCCTTCGTCCTTTCCAACTCTGACCAGGACTCAAAGGAACCTGAAGGCTTTTCGTTTTCAACACAGGAAGGCAATATCAATCTCTATAATATATTTAGAGGAATCTTTATATGTGGGGGGCCGGGTAGCGGTAAGAGTAAGAGTGTGATAGAGCCAATCATCCAACAATCAGCAGCAGCCAATCTTACGGGTATCTTGTATGACCGCAAATTCCCTACATTGGCAGTTGAAGTAGCAGGTGCTTACCAAACCAGTAGTGTTTCGATCTACTATGTAAACTTCACAGATTTAACCCGAAGTCATCGAATCAACCCCGTCGGCCCTAACCTTTTGACAAATGCTAGCTACGCCCGAGAAGCCGCAGTAACCACAATTGGTAATCTAGACTACAAAGCCAGCCAGAAGCGAGACATTTGGATTCAGACTGCGGAGGCTTTGCTAACTGGTAGCATATGGTATTTGCGTAACAACTATCCCGAATATTGCACCTTACCTCACGCTAGCAGCCTTATAATTGAGGCACATCCAAAAGCTTTACTTGAATTACTGAATAAAGACGAAGAGGTACGCGGATTGATTGCAGCGATCACTAGCAGTCAGGATTCAGAGAAAACCTTAGCCAGCATATTCACAACCGTACAAAGTTACTTGGGTGTTCTTAATACACCGGAGATATTTTGGGTAATGAGTGGAGATGACGTTCCGTTTGACTTGAACGATCCCTTAAAGCCAAGTTTCCTGGTAGTGGGTAATGATGCTGATCTACCTGCTACATATTCACCTTTAATCTCTTTGATTATTGCCACCGCTACCAAGCGCATGAACAAGCCTAACAAGCTGCCTAGCATTGTTATTCTAGATGAGGCACCTACCCTATTCATACCTAACTTCCAAGAGTTACCCGCTACGGCACGCGCTAATCAAGTAGCAACTGTTTATGCAGTACAAGACATTTCACAGATGGAGGGCCAGTTAGGACCTCAGCAGTCGGAGATGTTGCTTGGTAACCTATCGAACCAGTTTTATGGACGTTCGACTAACCCTAAGACGCTACAAAGAATTACAACTTTGTTTGGGAAACATGATGTCGAATACCAAAGCACTTCGGCAGGTAGAAGTTCAGGTGACAGAAGTTCTTCGAGTAGTCAAAATATAAGTACGTCAGTCCAACAGAGAGACCGCCTACCTATGCAATCCATACGGGACTTGAGAACGGGTCAATTTGCAGGATTCATAGCAGAGGGCAACGTATCTGAATTTGTATCTCAATTTGACGCTCCACACTCTAAAGCTGTTACTATCCAACCGTTCGTATCTGTCAGTGAAGCAGATAAGCGTAACAATTTCCGACAGATAAAGGAAGATGTTAGACGAATTCTCAAAGAGAGCATTGAAAGTAGCGACGGTCCACTCCCACCCACTAGGGGTAGTCGCAAAGAAGCACAAGGAAACTCCGATAGCTGGGAAGATTTCGCTTAG
- a CDS encoding helix-turn-helix domain-containing protein, translating into MEKGIKEQVAELIRESRKARGLTLKELGERIGVAESTVSLYESGKQNLTIETLKKVADALDLQFEAVFK; encoded by the coding sequence ATGGAAAAGGGGATAAAAGAACAGGTTGCCGAGTTGATACGGGAAAGCCGGAAGGCAAGGGGTCTAACCCTAAAAGAACTGGGTGAACGTATTGGTGTTGCTGAATCAACGGTTAGTCTGTATGAATCAGGCAAACAGAATCTAACGATTGAGACTCTAAAAAAAGTAGCTGATGCACTAGACTTACAATTTGAAGCAGTATTTAAGTAG